A window from Choristoneura fumiferana chromosome 22, NRCan_CFum_1, whole genome shotgun sequence encodes these proteins:
- the LOC141440170 gene encoding fatty acid synthase-like — protein sequence MLASAIEWDHSKEWTVANYKLTTHTGENVIEFDLGKPDQAFLDGHNIDGRVLFPGAGYLTMVWRTVAKVNNLNMNEIAVLLEDIHFRRATIMSRDVPLRFLVTLLSNSGNFEICEGGAVVATGRARLVTDPAAEHLPVAALADNASVEDIPSLDAHDVYKELHLRGYNYQGVFRGVLQSNAIGTEGLLAWENNWISFIDSMLQFQIIAENTRVLKLPTRIQRVLIDPVAQKAAEAAATSGGNLPIRRNKDLSGTVAGGVELRGIKKSLAPRRTNAVIAPKLEIYEFTPLDTTRVDTVNVSLLKGSALTVALQLVLKNSNTLLLKVAEVALGRPASELLLPLVLPILDAEPQVRVDASLAAGANAVNYAATVEPLGVKAYQDRHDLQMKNTMKKKYCVDCCVGSWEFAVKQCATSTCSAYPDAY from the exons ATGCTCGCTTCAGCCATCGAATGGGACCATTCCAAGGAATGGACGGTGGCTAATTACAAGTTAACAACGCATACTGGCGAGAATGTAATCGAGTTTGATCTTGGCAAGCCGGATCAAGCTTTTCTGGATGGGCATAATATTGATGGACGCGTTTTGTTCCCTGGCGCTGGCTATCTG ACGATGGTGTGGCGTACGGTCGCCAAGGTCAACAACTTAAACATGAACGAGATAGCCGTGTTACTGGAGGACATTCATTTCCGACGTGCCACCATAATGTCCCGTGACGTGCCGCTGCGTTTCCTCGTCACGCTACTAAGCAACAGCGGAAACTTCGAAATATGCGAGGGAGGAGCTGTCGTGGCGACTGGCCGCGCACGCCTAGTAACTGATCCTGCTGCTGAGCACTTGCCTGTAGCCGCGCTTGCCGACAATGCTTCTGTGGAAGACATACCGTCGTTGGATGCACACGATGTTTATAAAGAGCTACATCTACGGGGTTATAATTACCAGGGCGTGTTTCGCGGTGTCCTTCAGTCAAATGCGATTGGCACGGAAGGCTTGCTTGCCTGGGAAAACAACTGGATTTCATTCATAGACAGCATGCTGCAGTTTCAGATCATAGCTGAGAACACGCGCGTACTGAAACTGCCTACGCGGATACAGCGTGTGCTCATTGATCCGGTTGCACAAAAAGCAGCCGAGGCGGCGGCAACTAGCGGTGGTAACTTGCCTATACGCCGGAATAAGGATCTGTCCGGAACTGTTGCTGGTGGCGTGGAACTGCGcggaatcaaaaaatcgttagCACCACGCCGCACTAATGCTGTGATTGCACCTAAGCTAGAGATATACGAGTTTACACCGCTGGATACTACACGCGTTGATACTGTAAATGTCAGTCTCTTAAAGGGAAGTGCACTCACCGTTGCACTACAGTTAGTACTTAAAAATAGCAACACTTTGCTTCTGAAAGTGGCGGAAGTCGCGCTGGGTCGCCCCGCCAGTGAGCTGCTGTTGCCGCTCGTGCTGCCCATACTGGATGCCGAGCCGCAGGTGCGCGTCGACGCGAGCCTGGCCGCGGGCGCTAACGCTGTTAACTACGCCGCCACTGTGGAGCCTCTCGGAGTAAAG GCTTATCAAGACAGGCACGACCTTCAGATGAAGAATACGATGAAGAAGAAGTATTGTGTCGATTGCTGTGTAGGCAGTTGGGAGTTTGCTGTGAAGCAGTGCGCCACCAGCACTTGCTCTGCCTACCCTGATGCCTACTAA